One Bosea sp. 685 DNA segment encodes these proteins:
- the glnT gene encoding type III glutamate--ammonia ligase, producing the protein MTVDLAAAAKERGIKYFLISYTDLFGVQRAKLVPASAINGMAKSGAGFAGFATWLDMTPADPDLFAVPDPDSLIQLPWKPEVGWLAADLWMNGKEVAQAPRNLLKRLVKDAAAHGYTIKTGVECEFFLTTPDGLEVCDSADKQTKPCYDQSALMRQYDVIAELCDAMLALGWKPYQNDHEDANGQFEMNWNFGEVLVTADRHSFFKYMAKSIAEKHGLRATFMPKPFLNLTGSGCHAHVSVWNGERNLFEDEAGELGVSQLGYHFIGGVIHSADALCALFNPTVNSYKRINAPRTTSGATWSPNTVTYSGNNRTHMIRIPEGGRFELRLPDGAANPYLLQAGIVAAGLDGIRHKRDPGKRLDINMYTDGHLVEGVKKLPLNMLDALRALEASEVLKEGLGAFVPAYLKLKHQEWNDYARHLTQWERDVTLDC; encoded by the coding sequence ATGACCGTTGATCTCGCCGCCGCCGCCAAGGAGCGCGGCATCAAGTATTTCTTGATCTCCTACACTGATCTGTTCGGCGTCCAGCGCGCAAAACTGGTTCCCGCCAGTGCCATCAACGGCATGGCGAAGAGCGGCGCCGGCTTTGCCGGCTTCGCGACCTGGCTCGACATGACGCCGGCCGACCCCGATCTCTTCGCGGTGCCCGATCCCGACAGCTTGATCCAGCTGCCCTGGAAGCCGGAGGTCGGCTGGCTCGCGGCCGATCTGTGGATGAACGGCAAGGAGGTGGCGCAGGCCCCGCGCAACCTGCTCAAGCGCTTGGTCAAGGACGCCGCCGCCCATGGTTATACGATCAAGACCGGCGTCGAATGCGAGTTCTTCCTGACGACGCCCGACGGCCTCGAAGTCTGCGACAGCGCCGACAAGCAGACCAAGCCCTGCTACGATCAGTCGGCCCTGATGCGCCAATACGACGTCATCGCCGAACTCTGCGACGCGATGCTGGCGCTTGGCTGGAAGCCCTACCAGAACGACCATGAGGACGCGAACGGCCAGTTCGAGATGAACTGGAATTTCGGCGAGGTGCTCGTCACCGCCGACCGCCATTCCTTCTTCAAATACATGGCGAAATCGATCGCCGAGAAGCACGGCCTGCGGGCGACCTTCATGCCAAAGCCGTTCCTGAACCTGACCGGCAGCGGCTGCCACGCCCATGTCTCGGTTTGGAACGGCGAGCGCAACCTGTTCGAGGACGAGGCCGGCGAGCTCGGCGTCTCACAGCTCGGCTATCACTTCATCGGCGGCGTGATCCATTCGGCCGACGCGCTCTGCGCCTTGTTCAACCCGACGGTGAACTCCTACAAGCGCATCAACGCGCCGCGCACGACCTCTGGCGCGACCTGGTCGCCCAACACCGTGACCTATTCCGGCAACAACCGCACCCATATGATCCGCATTCCCGAGGGCGGGCGGTTCGAATTGCGGCTGCCCGACGGCGCGGCCAACCCCTATCTCCTGCAAGCCGGCATCGTCGCCGCCGGCCTCGACGGCATCCGCCACAAGCGCGATCCCGGCAAGCGCCTCGACATCAACATGTACACGGACGGCCACCTGGTCGAGGGCGTCAAGAAGCTGCCGCTCAACATGCTCGACGCGCTGCGCGCGCTCGAAGCTTCGGAGGTCCTGAAGGAAGGCCTTGGCGCCTTCGTGCCCGCCTATCTCAAGCTCAAGCACCAGGAATGGAACGACTACGCACGCCATCTCACCCAGTGGGAGCGTGACGTGACGCTCGACTGCTGA
- a CDS encoding ABC transporter permease: MTTVPTPSLAGEADLSPEPRHLAGLGAVAPALALLALFFVIPVVALLLRSVLEPQPGLQNYAEVFGSTTYLKVFGNTFLVAGLVTLVTLLLAFPVAWFLAVAPRRWSTLLFGVIVLSMWTNLLARTYAWMVLLQGTGIINRMLMQIGVISEPLSLINNLVGVTIGMTYIMLPFMILPLHATIRTLDPTVFQAASLCGASRFQVFRLVFAPLVASGVAAGVLMVFVMSLGYFVTPALLGGTSNMMLAELIAQLVQSLLNWGLAGAAALVLLVVTLAIYAVQFRYFGFGGGEAR; this comes from the coding sequence ATGACGACGGTGCCCACGCCATCGCTCGCAGGCGAGGCCGATCTCTCGCCCGAGCCCCGCCATCTGGCGGGGCTCGGAGCGGTTGCGCCTGCCTTGGCATTGCTGGCGCTGTTCTTCGTTATACCCGTGGTCGCGCTGCTGCTGCGCAGCGTCCTGGAGCCGCAACCGGGCCTGCAGAACTATGCCGAGGTGTTCGGCTCCACGACCTATCTGAAGGTCTTCGGCAACACCTTCCTGGTGGCGGGGCTCGTCACGCTCGTCACCTTGCTGCTCGCCTTTCCGGTCGCCTGGTTCCTGGCCGTTGCGCCCAGGCGTTGGTCCACCTTGCTGTTTGGCGTCATTGTCTTGTCGATGTGGACGAACCTGCTGGCGCGCACCTATGCCTGGATGGTGCTGCTGCAGGGCACGGGCATCATCAACCGCATGCTGATGCAGATCGGCGTGATTTCCGAGCCACTTTCGCTGATCAACAACCTCGTCGGCGTCACCATCGGCATGACTTACATCATGCTGCCCTTCATGATCCTGCCGCTGCACGCCACGATCCGGACGCTCGATCCCACGGTGTTCCAGGCGGCGTCCCTGTGCGGGGCGAGCCGGTTTCAGGTCTTCCGGCTGGTCTTCGCGCCGCTCGTCGCATCGGGCGTCGCTGCGGGCGTGCTGATGGTCTTCGTCATGTCGCTCGGCTACTTCGTCACGCCCGCGCTGCTCGGCGGAACCTCCAACATGATGCTGGCCGAGCTGATCGCGCAGCTGGTGCAGTCGCTGCTCAACTGGGGGCTGGCGGGAGCGGCGGCCCTCGTCCTGCTCGTGGTGACGCTCGCCATCTATGCGGTGCAGTTCCGCTATTTCGGCTTCGGTGGCGGGGAGGCGAGGTAG
- a CDS encoding ABC transporter substrate-binding protein: MKACTLIAASMLAISAALSGVGSASAQDSMVFTSWGGTTQEAQKKAWAEPFTASSGIAVKQDGPTDYGKFKAMVESGNVAWDVVDVEGDFAVAAAKAGLLEPLDPALTGSGELDPRFSSAHHVGSFYYSFVLGFNKAKLGGKEPKVWADLFDTKAFPGKRTFYKWSAPGVLEIALLADGVKPDKLYPLDLDRAFKKLDTIKPNIVWWSGGAQSQQLLASGEAPLGMFWNGRIFAIQAENPQVGLSWEENLTAADVLVIPKGAKNKAAAMKFLAAASSAQGQADMAVKTGYAPTNLKSAALMDPKVAATLPDKFTTSQINLDMAYWAANRDEIGKRWYEWQAK, from the coding sequence ATGAAGGCTTGCACACTCATTGCCGCGAGCATGCTCGCGATCAGCGCGGCACTGTCGGGAGTAGGATCTGCCTCCGCGCAGGACAGCATGGTGTTCACGAGCTGGGGCGGCACCACCCAGGAGGCTCAGAAGAAGGCCTGGGCCGAACCCTTCACCGCGTCATCGGGCATTGCCGTCAAGCAGGATGGGCCGACGGACTACGGCAAGTTCAAAGCTATGGTCGAGAGCGGCAATGTGGCCTGGGATGTCGTCGACGTCGAAGGCGATTTTGCGGTTGCGGCTGCCAAGGCCGGCCTGCTCGAGCCGCTCGATCCGGCCTTGACTGGGAGCGGCGAGCTCGATCCCCGCTTCAGCTCCGCCCACCATGTCGGCAGTTTCTATTATTCCTTCGTGCTCGGCTTCAACAAGGCCAAGCTCGGCGGCAAGGAGCCCAAGGTCTGGGCCGACCTGTTCGACACCAAGGCTTTCCCGGGCAAGCGCACCTTCTACAAATGGTCGGCGCCGGGCGTCCTCGAGATCGCGCTGCTGGCAGACGGCGTCAAGCCGGACAAGCTCTACCCGCTCGATCTCGACCGCGCCTTCAAGAAGCTCGACACCATCAAGCCGAATATCGTCTGGTGGAGCGGCGGCGCACAGTCGCAGCAGCTCCTGGCCTCGGGCGAAGCCCCGCTCGGCATGTTCTGGAACGGCCGGATCTTCGCCATCCAGGCCGAGAACCCGCAGGTCGGCCTGTCCTGGGAAGAGAACCTGACGGCGGCCGACGTGCTCGTCATTCCCAAGGGCGCCAAGAACAAGGCGGCGGCGATGAAGTTCCTCGCGGCGGCGAGCTCGGCGCAGGGCCAGGCCGATATGGCGGTCAAGACCGGCTACGCCCCGACGAACCTCAAATCGGCGGCGCTGATGGACCCTAAGGTGGCCGCGACCCTGCCTGACAAGTTCACCACCTCGCAGATCAATCTCGACATGGCCTATTGGGCCGCCAATCGGGACGAGATCGGCAAGCGCTGGTACGAGTGGCAGGCCAAGTAA
- a CDS encoding ABC transporter permease, producing MLLDFDRLGWLRYALGLVAVLVGLFLLLPILLIVALSFGSSQWLQFPPPAWTLKWYGQLFADPEWLTSFFVSLRIALTVMVLSTVIGLMASFGLTRGRFPGRELVRALFLTPMVLPVVVLAVALYALFLRIQLNGTFIGFVIAHLVVALPFAIISICNALERFDTAIEDAAIICGTSPLEAKLRVTIPSIRLGVFGAAIFSFLASWDEVVIAIFMASPDLQTLPVRIFSTLRQDLSPVIAAVSSILVGFTAVLMLLAAFLRKDKPS from the coding sequence ATGCTGCTCGATTTCGATCGTCTCGGCTGGCTGCGCTATGCCCTTGGCCTTGTCGCCGTGCTTGTCGGCCTGTTCCTGCTCCTGCCGATCCTGCTGATCGTCGCTTTGTCCTTCGGCTCCTCGCAATGGCTGCAATTCCCGCCGCCGGCCTGGACGCTGAAATGGTATGGCCAGCTCTTCGCCGATCCGGAATGGCTGACCTCCTTCTTCGTCAGCCTCAGGATCGCGCTGACCGTCATGGTGCTCTCGACCGTCATCGGCCTGATGGCGTCGTTCGGGCTGACGCGCGGGCGTTTCCCGGGGCGCGAACTGGTCCGTGCCTTGTTCTTGACGCCGATGGTCTTGCCGGTCGTGGTACTGGCGGTGGCGCTTTATGCGCTGTTCCTGCGGATCCAGCTCAACGGCACCTTCATCGGCTTCGTCATCGCCCATCTGGTGGTGGCGCTGCCATTCGCGATCATTTCGATCTGCAATGCGCTGGAGCGCTTCGATACGGCGATCGAGGATGCCGCGATCATCTGCGGCACGAGCCCGCTGGAGGCCAAGCTGCGGGTGACGATCCCTTCGATCCGGCTTGGCGTGTTCGGCGCGGCAATCTTCTCGTTTCTGGCATCCTGGGACGAGGTCGTCATCGCCATCTTCATGGCGAGCCCCGACCTCCAGACCTTGCCCGTGCGGATCTTCTCGACGCTGCGGCAGGATCTCTCGCCGGTCATCGCCGCCGTATCCTCGATCCTCGTCGGCTTCACCGCGGTGCTGATGCTGCTCGCCGCCTTCCTTCGCAAGGACAAACCCTCATGA
- a CDS encoding LLM class flavin-dependent oxidoreductase produces the protein MKFSLFVHMERADPAKSHRELFEELEELVLISEAAGFETAWIGEHHGMEFTIAPNPFVQLAYLAAKTTRIRLGTGNVVAPFWHPIKLAGEAALTDVATNGRLDLGIARGAYSFEYERLVPGLDAWGAGQRMRELVPAVKKLWAGDYAHQGECWSFPETTSSPKPVQAELPVWIAARDPNSHDFAVANGCNVQVTPLASGDGEVATLMGRFEAAVANHPEVKRPKIMLLQHTFVSDSPAETEELSQALSDFYALFGAWFQNKRPIRQGIMAPLDAEERAAMLPAYRPEAVAKNLVIGEPDAVIARLKAYEALGFDQFSIWIDSGLPHARKKKSLDLFIRHVLPAFL, from the coding sequence ATGAAATTCTCCCTTTTCGTCCATATGGAGCGGGCCGACCCAGCCAAGTCGCATCGCGAGCTCTTCGAGGAGCTGGAGGAGCTCGTCCTGATCAGCGAGGCGGCCGGTTTCGAGACGGCCTGGATCGGCGAGCATCACGGGATGGAGTTCACCATCGCGCCGAATCCCTTCGTCCAGCTCGCCTATCTCGCGGCGAAGACGACGCGCATTCGGCTTGGCACCGGCAATGTGGTGGCGCCGTTCTGGCACCCGATCAAGCTCGCGGGCGAGGCGGCGCTGACCGATGTCGCGACGAATGGGCGCCTCGACCTCGGTATTGCGCGCGGGGCCTATTCCTTTGAGTACGAGCGCCTTGTCCCGGGCCTGGATGCCTGGGGCGCGGGCCAGCGCATGCGCGAGCTCGTACCGGCGGTGAAGAAGCTGTGGGCGGGCGACTATGCCCATCAGGGCGAGTGCTGGTCCTTCCCCGAGACGACCTCTTCGCCCAAGCCGGTGCAGGCGGAACTGCCGGTCTGGATCGCGGCGCGCGACCCCAACAGCCATGATTTCGCAGTCGCGAATGGCTGCAACGTCCAGGTGACGCCGCTCGCCTCGGGCGATGGCGAGGTGGCGACCCTGATGGGGCGCTTCGAGGCCGCCGTCGCCAACCATCCCGAGGTCAAGCGCCCAAAGATCATGCTGCTGCAGCACACCTTCGTCTCCGACAGCCCGGCTGAGACCGAGGAATTGTCGCAAGCGCTGAGCGATTTCTACGCCCTGTTCGGCGCCTGGTTCCAGAACAAGCGCCCGATCCGGCAGGGCATCATGGCGCCGCTCGATGCCGAGGAGCGCGCGGCGATGCTGCCCGCCTATCGGCCGGAAGCTGTTGCCAAGAACCTCGTCATCGGCGAGCCCGACGCCGTGATCGCGCGGCTGAAGGCCTATGAGGCGCTCGGCTTCGACCAGTTCTCGATCTGGATCGATAGCGGCCTGCCGCATGCGCGTAAGAAGAAGTCGCTCGATCTCTTCATCCGGCATGTCTTGCCGGCCTTTCTCTGA
- a CDS encoding FMN-binding glutamate synthase family protein has product MPATAQTTPRFSATFDPHTISEIQRAAATGIYDIRGGGAKRKLPHFDDLLFLGASISRYPLEGYREKCGTDVVLGARFAKKPIHLKIPITIAGMSFGALSGPAKEALGRGATIVGTSTTTGDGGMTPEERGHSQTLVYQYLPSRYGMNPDDLRKADAIEIVIGQGAKPGGGGMLLGQKISPRVARMRNLPEGIDQRSACRHPDWTGPDDLEIKIEELREITDWEKPIYVKVGASRPYYDTALAVKSGADVVVLDGMQGGTAATQEVFIENVGLPILAAIRPAVQALQDLGMHRKVQLIVSGGIRTGADVAKALALGADAVAIGTAALIALGDNDPRLEAEYAKLGTTAGAYDDWHEGRDPAGITTQDPELAARLDPVKAGRRLANYLSVLALETQTIARACGKSHVHNLEPEDLVALTVEAAAMARVPLAGTNWIPGSAGF; this is encoded by the coding sequence ATGCCAGCGACCGCGCAGACCACGCCGCGCTTCTCCGCGACCTTCGATCCGCACACGATCTCGGAGATCCAGCGCGCTGCCGCGACCGGCATCTACGACATCCGCGGCGGCGGGGCGAAGCGCAAGCTGCCGCATTTCGACGACCTGCTCTTCCTGGGCGCCTCGATCTCGCGCTACCCGCTCGAAGGCTATCGCGAGAAATGCGGCACCGATGTCGTGCTCGGCGCCCGCTTCGCCAAGAAGCCGATCCATCTGAAGATCCCGATCACGATCGCCGGAATGAGCTTCGGCGCCTTGTCGGGACCGGCCAAGGAGGCGCTCGGGCGCGGTGCGACGATCGTCGGCACCTCGACGACGACGGGCGATGGCGGCATGACGCCCGAAGAACGCGGCCACTCGCAGACACTGGTCTACCAGTACCTGCCCTCGCGCTACGGCATGAACCCGGACGATCTGCGCAAGGCCGACGCGATCGAGATCGTGATCGGCCAGGGCGCCAAGCCCGGCGGCGGCGGCATGCTGCTCGGCCAGAAGATTTCCCCGCGCGTCGCCAGGATGCGCAATCTGCCGGAAGGCATCGACCAGCGCTCGGCCTGCCGCCACCCGGACTGGACCGGCCCCGATGATCTCGAGATCAAGATCGAGGAGCTGCGCGAGATCACCGATTGGGAGAAGCCGATCTATGTGAAGGTCGGCGCCAGCCGGCCCTATTACGACACCGCGCTTGCCGTGAAATCCGGCGCCGATGTCGTGGTGCTCGACGGCATGCAGGGCGGCACGGCGGCGACGCAGGAGGTCTTCATCGAGAATGTCGGCCTGCCGATCCTGGCGGCCATCCGCCCGGCCGTGCAGGCGCTGCAGGATCTCGGTATGCATCGCAAGGTCCAGCTCATCGTCTCCGGCGGCATCAGAACCGGCGCCGACGTCGCCAAGGCGCTGGCGCTCGGCGCCGATGCGGTTGCGATCGGCACTGCGGCCTTGATCGCGCTCGGCGACAACGACCCGCGGCTGGAAGCGGAATACGCCAAGCTCGGCACCACGGCCGGCGCTTATGACGACTGGCATGAGGGGCGCGATCCCGCCGGCATCACGACGCAGGATCCCGAGCTCGCTGCGCGTCTCGACCCGGTCAAGGCCGGGCGCAGATTGGCGAATTACCTCTCCGTCCTGGCGTTGGAAACGCAGACCATCGCGCGCGCCTGCGGCAAGAGCCATGTCCATAATCTGGAGCCGGAGGATCTCGTGGCGCTGACCGTGGAAGCCGCCGCCATGGCGCGCGTGCCGCTGGCCGGCACCAACTGGATTCCCGGCAGCGCCGGGTTCTGA
- a CDS encoding NIPSNAP family protein — protein sequence MIYEMRTYRLKTGTVPAYLKLVEDEGIAVQKSHLGALVGYFFSEIGPLNQIVHVWAYASLDDREARRAALAADPRWQAFLPKIQSLIETMENQILKSAPFSPLK from the coding sequence ATGATCTACGAAATGCGGACCTACCGCCTGAAGACCGGGACAGTGCCGGCCTATCTGAAGCTCGTCGAGGACGAAGGCATCGCCGTCCAGAAGAGCCATCTCGGCGCGCTCGTCGGCTACTTTTTCTCCGAGATCGGGCCGCTGAACCAGATCGTGCATGTCTGGGCCTATGCCAGCCTCGATGATCGCGAGGCGCGCCGCGCAGCGCTTGCCGCCGACCCACGCTGGCAGGCCTTTCTCCCGAAGATCCAGTCGCTCATCGAAACCATGGAGAACCAGATCCTGAAATCAGCGCCGTTCTCGCCGCTGAAATAG
- a CDS encoding aldehyde dehydrogenase, with amino-acid sequence MPRFQLYIDGAFVDAAEAFESLDPATGTAWALMPAAGEAEINRAVEAADRAFHDPAWAGLTATQRGKLLMKLGDLVAQHAGRLAELETRDTGKIIRETRAQIGYVADYYRYFGGLADKIEGAHLPIDKPDMEVFLRREPIGVVAAIVPWNSQLFLSAVKLGPALAAGCTVVLKASEDGPAPLLEFARLIDAAGFPKGVVNIVTGFGEPAGRALTSHPKVARVAFTGGPATARQVVRNTAENLAHVTLELGGKSPVLVFADADLDSVSNAIIAGIFAATGQSCVAGSRLYVERPAHDRLVAILASKAAKIRIGDPQDEATEMGPLATARQRAHIEDNLARSVAAGARVMCGGGRPVGREAGWFFAPTIVSAADNTVPCVAEELFGPVLSVLSFDSEEEAIALANDTRFGLASGVFTTSLTRAHRVTRRLRAGIVWVNTYRAVSPIVPFGGYGQSGLGREGGSESVRDYTRTKSVWIRTSDDPVPDPFVMR; translated from the coding sequence CTGCCGCGGTTCCAGCTCTATATCGACGGCGCCTTCGTCGATGCGGCGGAGGCTTTTGAGAGCCTCGACCCGGCGACCGGCACAGCCTGGGCGCTGATGCCGGCGGCGGGGGAGGCCGAGATCAATCGCGCCGTCGAGGCGGCGGACCGCGCCTTCCATGACCCGGCCTGGGCCGGGCTGACCGCGACCCAGCGCGGCAAGCTGCTGATGAAGCTCGGCGATCTCGTCGCCCAGCATGCGGGGCGCCTGGCCGAGCTGGAGACGCGCGACACCGGCAAGATCATTCGCGAGACGCGCGCGCAGATCGGCTACGTCGCCGATTACTACCGCTATTTCGGTGGCCTTGCCGACAAGATCGAAGGCGCGCATCTGCCGATCGACAAACCGGATATGGAGGTTTTCCTGCGTCGCGAGCCGATCGGCGTCGTCGCCGCGATCGTGCCGTGGAACTCGCAGCTCTTTCTGTCCGCCGTGAAGCTTGGGCCCGCGCTTGCGGCCGGCTGCACCGTCGTGCTGAAGGCCTCCGAGGATGGGCCAGCGCCGCTGCTCGAATTCGCCCGGTTGATCGATGCGGCGGGCTTTCCCAAAGGCGTCGTCAATATCGTCACCGGCTTCGGCGAGCCCGCCGGGCGCGCTCTGACGAGCCATCCGAAGGTGGCGCGCGTCGCCTTCACCGGCGGGCCGGCGACAGCGCGCCAGGTGGTGCGCAACACGGCGGAGAACCTGGCACATGTGACGCTGGAGCTTGGCGGCAAATCGCCCGTCCTGGTCTTCGCTGATGCTGATCTCGACAGCGTCTCCAACGCCATCATTGCCGGCATCTTCGCGGCGACCGGCCAGAGCTGCGTCGCTGGCTCGAGGCTTTATGTCGAGCGCCCGGCGCATGATCGCCTGGTCGCCATCCTCGCCAGCAAGGCAGCGAAGATCCGCATTGGCGACCCGCAGGATGAAGCGACGGAGATGGGCCCGCTCGCGACCGCGCGCCAGCGCGCGCATATCGAGGACAACCTTGCCCGTAGCGTCGCCGCTGGGGCGCGGGTGATGTGCGGCGGCGGGCGCCCAGTCGGCCGTGAGGCGGGCTGGTTCTTCGCCCCGACCATCGTCTCGGCGGCGGACAACACCGTTCCTTGCGTCGCTGAAGAGCTCTTCGGCCCGGTGCTCAGCGTCCTCTCTTTCGACAGCGAGGAGGAGGCGATTGCACTCGCGAACGATACGCGGTTCGGGCTGGCGTCGGGCGTCTTCACCACGAGCCTCACCCGGGCGCATCGCGTCACGCGCCGCCTGCGGGCGGGCATCGTCTGGGTCAATACCTATCGGGCGGTCTCGCCGATCGTGCCCTTTGGCGGTTACGGCCAGTCCGGCCTCGGGCGCGAGGGCGGCTCGGAATCGGTGCGCGACTACACGCGCACGAAATCGGTCTGGATCCGCACCTCCGACGATCCGGTCCCCGACCCCTTCGTGATGCGCTGA
- a CDS encoding ABC transporter ATP-binding protein codes for MTTTPFLSIRGVAKRYGAVAAVEDVSLDIAEGEFVTFLGPSGSGKSTTLYVIAGFQAPSAGDVLLRGSSLLRVPSNKRNIGMVFQRYTLFPHLSIADNIAFPLKVRRRSKAEIDARVQAMLRLVRLERYAERMPAQLSGGQQQRVALARALAYDPPLLLMDEPLSALDKKLKEEIQFEIKRIHNETGVTILYVTHDQEEALRLSDRVALFNNGRIEQVGSGRDLYDAPATHFVAGFIGNSNFLPAKVASASGAAFEAVLPDGSRLPGLTGASLAGASLAGAGLKAGDDVAIMVRPERLTITRGDDMAAGLVPATVTATTFLGDVVHVLTRTSWGGEVSIRLPCDGFRGQPPQTADKVRLGWPAGAARIYSAP; via the coding sequence ATGACGACGACCCCCTTCCTGTCCATCAGGGGCGTCGCCAAGCGCTATGGCGCAGTCGCGGCGGTGGAGGATGTTTCGCTGGATATCGCTGAGGGCGAATTCGTCACATTCCTGGGGCCCTCAGGCTCCGGCAAGAGCACGACGCTCTATGTCATCGCCGGGTTCCAGGCACCGTCGGCCGGCGATGTGTTGCTGCGTGGAAGCTCGCTGCTGCGGGTGCCGTCGAACAAGCGCAATATCGGCATGGTCTTCCAGCGCTACACGCTGTTTCCGCATCTGAGCATCGCCGACAACATCGCCTTTCCGCTCAAGGTCCGGCGTCGCTCGAAGGCGGAGATCGACGCGCGGGTTCAGGCCATGCTCAGGCTCGTGCGATTGGAGCGCTATGCGGAGCGCATGCCGGCGCAGCTCTCCGGCGGCCAGCAGCAGCGCGTGGCCCTGGCTCGCGCCCTGGCCTATGACCCGCCATTGCTCTTGATGGACGAGCCGCTTTCCGCGCTCGACAAGAAATTGAAGGAAGAGATCCAGTTCGAGATCAAGCGCATCCATAACGAGACCGGGGTAACGATCCTCTATGTCACGCATGATCAGGAGGAGGCGCTGCGCCTGTCCGACCGCGTCGCCTTGTTCAACAATGGCCGGATCGAGCAGGTCGGGTCCGGCCGCGACCTTTACGATGCACCCGCCACGCATTTCGTCGCGGGCTTCATCGGCAATTCCAACTTCCTGCCGGCCAAGGTCGCATCCGCGAGCGGGGCCGCCTTCGAGGCGGTTCTGCCTGATGGCTCGCGGCTTCCGGGGCTTACCGGTGCGAGCCTTGCCGGTGCGAGCCTTGCTGGCGCGGGTCTCAAGGCCGGGGACGATGTCGCGATCATGGTCCGGCCGGAGCGTCTCACGATCACCCGGGGCGACGACATGGCGGCAGGGCTGGTTCCGGCCACTGTCACCGCGACGACCTTCCTCGGCGATGTCGTACATGTCCTGACGCGCACGAGCTGGGGCGGCGAGGTCTCGATCCGCTTGCCCTGCGACGGCTTCAGGGGCCAGCCGCCGCAAACCGCGGACAAGGTCCGCCTCGGCTGGCCGGCGGGAGCCGCCCGCATTTACAGCGCACCCTGA